The genomic DNA TATACTAAGCTTTTTTCTCAGATAATTGACTTTAGAAGCCGCTTTACCGCAACCCACTCTCGCGGGGTAGCGTCCACAGCAGCAGCTCTGGCAAAACTAATGAACTTTTCCGAGCTAGATCAAGATCTCATGATGATTGCTGGAAACCTGCATGATTTAGGAAAACTTGCAGTACCAGATCACATTATCGAAAAACCGGGACCTCTTGACGACTCTGAATGGAAAGTGATGAAAGAACACCCTGGACATTGCGAGCGAATTCTAGCAGACATTCCAGCTCTTGAAAAAGTTTCAAACTGGGCTTGCAACCACCATGAAAGAATTGACGGAAAAGGTTATCCCTTACAAATATCTGGAAAACAACTTTCAGAGGGATGCCAGATTATGGCTATCGCTGACATTTTTACAGCTATCACTGAAGACAGACCATATCGCAAGGGAATGTCTTTTGAACAAGCTCAGGATGTACTCATGGACCTCGCTGACTCAGCTCTAGATAGTGAAATAATTGACACTGTGATTAGAAACTTTGACCACCTTAACGAAATCAGAATCGAAGCGCAGAAAGCCGCTGAAAAAGAATTTTTCTGCTTCCACAGCACCGAGTAACGAAGCTTTACTCCGAGTCTGCTTTTATCCTCTCAGAAAAAACCAACACCTTCCACCGATTTATCCAATTACGATTTTTTAGTTGCCTCACGACAAACAGTTAAAGCGCAAACATTACCCATGATTACGGAAATAATAAATAAGTCTGACAACCTTTTAGGTCAACTAAAATAGATAAGCCTATACTGGCGCACAAAATAAACGGGACACACAGTCCCGTTTATTCTATTTTTACTTGCTAATTGGTACAAAAATAACTATTGAATAGTCCCTAGATCAGTTTTCATATGCCAATGATCGCTAGGAATAGGAATACAGAAACTGCGTGTGGCAACATCAGCGCAAAGAATCAGCCCTTTTGAATCTTGATCCCAGAAAACGCGGTCTATAAAAAAGGCTACTGCCTGCGAATCTGTAAGTTTATCTGGACGGCTTCCCGGTAGAAATCTTTCCATCACTGCTGATGCTGCCTTTCTCAAGGTAGAAACTGCGATTGTAGAAATGGCTACATCCTGGAAGTCCAGTTCGTGGAGTACAGATTCGTCGCCAGCCATAACCTGAGCGATCTGTACCCGTTCCTCAGCGGTGTTAGACTTAATGAAGTTGTTCATGGGCTGCCTCCTGATGGTGTTACGAGATGCGAGTACTCATTAACATGCAAAAGACGATCCGAAACAAATCTGTCTTTATTTTAACCCGAACTAATTTCGAAAACAAATAAATTTCTGTGAGAGCAAGTATGAAAAAAGAACAATTTGGCGCACATGTTGATAAAAACGGAAATTGCACGTTCAGACTATTTGCTCCACTCATAAAAAACGCTGTAATAACGCTTAATAATGACCCGAACAGCAATTTTATCCTTGATCGCCAGGAAAACGGTTTTCACGAGATTAAGCTCGCTAACCTTGCTCCAGATTTATATTATTCATACACACTTGATGGTTCAAAAAATATTCCTGATCCAGCTTCAGCATGGCAACCGGGTGGCCTTAATTCTTCCTCTGCAATTGTTAATCATCATAATTTTGACTGGGAAGGCGACAATTTTTCCGGCCTTCCTGTTAGAGATATGGTTATATACGAAGCACACGTTGGGACATTCAGTGATGAAGGAACTTTTGCAGGGCTTACGTCTAAACTTGATCACCTTGCAGAGCTTGGCATCAACACTTTAGAGCTTATGCCAGTCTCCCAATTATCGGGAACCAGAGGATGGGGGGACGATACTGTTTTCCCATACGCGGTTCATAGCAACTATGGTACGCCAGACGATCTCAAGGCTTTAATTAAAGATTGCCACAAACGATCAATAGCCATCATTATAGATGTGGCATTTTGCCAACACTGCTTTGTTGATGATATAATTGAAGCTTATAAACCTTTCTTCAGCGATTCGCACAACACAGATTGGGGGAAGGCTCTTAATTTTGACGAGAAATACAGCGACGAAGTTAGAAAGTTCTACATTAACTGCGCCCTGTCTTGGCTTAATGACTACCATGCAGATGGAATCCGCATCACAAATAGCCACTTGATTAATGATCAACGTCCCGTACATTTTCTCGAAGAACTATCATCGGAAATTAGAAAATTTGAGCAAGATAACGATAGAACATGTGTCCTGCTTGTAGATAATAAACACAATTCGCCGCGTCCGGTAATGCCTACGTCTAAAGGAGGCTTCGGAGTCGACGCTCTATGGAATGATGACTTCCACCACGCTATGCATTGCCGCTTAACCGGTGATTCCGCAGGGGTATTCTGTGACTATACTTCACCTGAAAAGTTGTTAGCTACCATGCAACATGGCTTCGCTTTCAGAGGACAAATTTCCAAATTCCATAAAAGAGTCCATGGCGGAAATAAACACGAACTGCCTGGATCTAAATATATAGTATATTCGCAAAGCCATACTCAAACCACTACATCTAATGGCGTGCACAGAGAAATTATGGAAAATGGACATGAAGGCGCCAAACTTTGCGCCGGAATGACGATACTTTCCCCCTACACGCCGATGCTTTTCATGGGCGAAGAATATGGAGAAACGGCTCCTTTTCATTATTTTTCAGATAGCAGCAAATTCCAGTTCCCAGAATCAATCAACAATTCTGCTCCGCCAGAAAGAGAGTCCACTTTTACGAAAAGCCGTCTTAATTGGAACAAACTAAGTTCCGACCAAGGTCAGCTGATGTTTAATTTCTACAAAAAACTATTACAACTGAGGCGTGACAACCCGACATTAAACGAGCCTTGTCACAGCAGATGTCAGGTACAGGAAATTAAGCCAGGTTTAATTCTCATAATTCGTAACCCTTCCGCATGCGACCAAAAGTACGTGGCAATTGTTTACAATTTCAACAGAGTCGCAACTGGGGATCATATTGCAAGCTACTTACCTGATGGTCCATGGACAATGGAACTGGACAGCGCATCAAGAGCGTATGGAGGCTACGGCCCG from Maridesulfovibrio frigidus DSM 17176 includes the following:
- a CDS encoding alpha-amylase family glycosyl hydrolase, which codes for MKKEQFGAHVDKNGNCTFRLFAPLIKNAVITLNNDPNSNFILDRQENGFHEIKLANLAPDLYYSYTLDGSKNIPDPASAWQPGGLNSSSAIVNHHNFDWEGDNFSGLPVRDMVIYEAHVGTFSDEGTFAGLTSKLDHLAELGINTLELMPVSQLSGTRGWGDDTVFPYAVHSNYGTPDDLKALIKDCHKRSIAIIIDVAFCQHCFVDDIIEAYKPFFSDSHNTDWGKALNFDEKYSDEVRKFYINCALSWLNDYHADGIRITNSHLINDQRPVHFLEELSSEIRKFEQDNDRTCVLLVDNKHNSPRPVMPTSKGGFGVDALWNDDFHHAMHCRLTGDSAGVFCDYTSPEKLLATMQHGFAFRGQISKFHKRVHGGNKHELPGSKYIVYSQSHTQTTTSNGVHREIMENGHEGAKLCAGMTILSPYTPMLFMGEEYGETAPFHYFSDSSKFQFPESINNSAPPERESTFTKSRLNWNKLSSDQGQLMFNFYKKLLQLRRDNPTLNEPCHSRCQVQEIKPGLILIIRNPSACDQKYVAIVYNFNRVATGDHIASYLPDGPWTMELDSASRAYGGYGPPLQKIMPKNSAVELSPLSFALYIHSPLSL